The DNA sequence TTTGACCACGGCCAACAATTCCTGGGCGATAATTTCCGTGCTGCCTACCGTCATGACTCTTATTTTTGCTTCCATGCGGGTCACTCCCTAAATATTGTTGCAAAGCCTTACTTTTAATGAAAGTTCGCGATTGTGATGATTTTCCCTTTTCATTTTTATTAAGATTTGCGCAAACATTTTTTAGTTATTTGTTAGAATTGTTAGCATATGTTATGTATTTGTTATTTGTATCCTTACTAGAATCAGTATAAAATTATTCTTATAGTTTTTAATTTATAGCTAAGTTAAAAAAATTAAAAAAGTAAGGAGAGGAAGCATTGGATGAGCACACTCAAGGAGTTGGAAAAAGAGAAGCGGTTCACAAGAAGAAGTTTCCTCAAAATGCTGACCAGCGCAGGCATCATAGGCGCGACAGCATCTCTCACCGGTTGTACCATTGTCGATGATACGGCCGGCACCGGTTGGCTGCCGGAGCAATATGAGATTCCCGGATCTTGGCCCGTGCAAGTCAGGGGTCGGGTACCTTTAGACCCGCTGAATCCTTCTTTAATCAGAAATGACCAGAAATGCATTTTGTGCGGCCAGTGCTTGGAAGTCTGCCAACAGGTGCAAAGCGTGTTCGGCTATTACGACCTGCCGGTGTTCGATGATTTCGTTTGTGTCCACTGCGGCCAGTGCGCTTTATGGTGTCCCACCGCAGCTATCACCGAAAGAAACGATATAGCGAAAGTGAGGGAAGCGCTGGCGGATCCTGAAAAGATAGTGATAGTGCAGACCGCTCCTGCCACGCGGGTCGGTCTGGGCGAAGAATTCGGCCTACCGGCAGGTGCCTGGGTTGAAGGGCGGCAAGTGGCTGCTTTAAGGAGATTAGGGTTCGACTACGTCTTTGACACCAACTTCACCGCCGACCTGACCATTATGGAGGAAGGGACCGAACTCATCCAGCGGATGACCGGAAAAATCGACGCTCCCTTGCCGCAGTTTACCTCTTGCTGCCCGGGTTGGATTAAGTTTTTTGAATACTTCTACCCGGATCTGAAAGATCATATTTCATCTGCCAAGTCTCCTATGCAAATGGCCGGCGCGGTTATCAAGACACACTTTGCCAGCACGAAAAACATCGACCCGGGCAAAATCGTCAGCGTGGCCATCATGCCCTGCACGGCCAAGAAATTTGAGGCCCAACGGCCGGAATTCAATGCCAGCGGCAAGTACTGGGGCAAAGAAACCATCCGGGACGTGGATTACGTTTTGACCACCAGGGAACTGGCCCGCATGTTGAAAGAAGATGGCATTAACTTGCCTGAGCTACCCGAAGAAAAATATGATCCCCTCTTAGGAGAGGGTTCCGGTGCCGCATTGATCTTCGGCAACACCGGCGGGGTAATGGAAGCGGCGGTCCGCTCCGTATATTATTTATTAACCGGACATAAGGCTCCGGCCGAGCTGTTTGATTTCCAACCCGTTCGCGGCCTGCAAGGCATCAAGGAAGGGTCCGTTGATATTCCCGGTGTAGGTACATTGCGAGTAGCGGTGGTGCATGGATTGGGTAATGCCAGGGTAATATGCGAAAGCGCCTACAAAAACAACCTTCCCTACCATTTCATAGAAATTATGGCTTGCCCCGGCGGGTGCATCTCCGGCGGAGGTCAGCCTCGCACCAGCGTGCCGCCGGCAGATTACGTCCGCGAGCAACGGATGGCCAGCATGTATCAAAAGGACGAGGCTTACGTCTTAAGGGAGAGTTATGAAAACAAAGAGGTTTTAGAATTGTATCAAACATTCCTGCAGCATCCCATGAGCGAATTGGCCCACGAGCTCCTGCACACTGCTTACACCTCGCGGGCTGGAAAACTGACAGCTAAGAGGTTGGCTTAAGATCTGGAGACGGAGGTATAGGCAATGAGTAAAGGTGTGCTGGTAGATATTACTAAGTGCGTGGGTTGTGGCAGCTGCGCCGTGGCTTGCAAACTCTGGAACGATCTGAAATACAAAGAAGATGAGCCGGCTCAGGGGCCGGAAGCCAGGGCCACCAGCAATAACTGGACGACGGTCAACCACTACCAGGTGGAGAAGGACGATAAAGTGGTTTGGCGGTTTGTGAAAAGGCAATGCTTTCATTGCCTCGAACCCGCTTGCGCTTCTGTCTGTTTTTCCAAAGCCTTAAGCCGCAGCGAAGGAGGACCGGTGGTATACCATCCCGAGCTGTGCGTAGGGTGCCGCTATTGTATCCTGGCTTGTCCTTTTGAGGTCCCCAAATACCAGTGGGACAAGATGCTGCCCGCCGTCACCAAATGTCAAATGTGTGACACCAGGGTAGCCCACGGGGAGGCTCCCGCCTGCACCACTGTTTGTCCCACCGGGGCCTTGACTTTCGGCGAGCGGGATGCACTGCTGCAGCAAGCGAAAGAAACCATCAACAGTGACCACAAATATGTGAAGCATATTTACGGGGAAACGGAAGCGGGGGGCACCGGCTGGCTGTATCTCTCCGATGTACCCTTTGAGGAACTGGGCATGAACACCCAAGTACCCAACACGGCCCTGCCCAGCTTTACCCATGAGTATCTCAAATGGACGCCGGCGGTATTCTTAGGCGGGGGTGCTCTTTTCAC is a window from the Clostridia bacterium genome containing:
- a CDS encoding hydrogenase, which codes for MSTLKELEKEKRFTRRSFLKMLTSAGIIGATASLTGCTIVDDTAGTGWLPEQYEIPGSWPVQVRGRVPLDPLNPSLIRNDQKCILCGQCLEVCQQVQSVFGYYDLPVFDDFVCVHCGQCALWCPTAAITERNDIAKVREALADPEKIVIVQTAPATRVGLGEEFGLPAGAWVEGRQVAALRRLGFDYVFDTNFTADLTIMEEGTELIQRMTGKIDAPLPQFTSCCPGWIKFFEYFYPDLKDHISSAKSPMQMAGAVIKTHFASTKNIDPGKIVSVAIMPCTAKKFEAQRPEFNASGKYWGKETIRDVDYVLTTRELARMLKEDGINLPELPEEKYDPLLGEGSGAALIFGNTGGVMEAAVRSVYYLLTGHKAPAELFDFQPVRGLQGIKEGSVDIPGVGTLRVAVVHGLGNARVICESAYKNNLPYHFIEIMACPGGCISGGGQPRTSVPPADYVREQRMASMYQKDEAYVLRESYENKEVLELYQTFLQHPMSELAHELLHTAYTSRAGKLTAKRLA
- a CDS encoding 4Fe-4S dicluster domain-containing protein — translated: MSKGVLVDITKCVGCGSCAVACKLWNDLKYKEDEPAQGPEARATSNNWTTVNHYQVEKDDKVVWRFVKRQCFHCLEPACASVCFSKALSRSEGGPVVYHPELCVGCRYCILACPFEVPKYQWDKMLPAVTKCQMCDTRVAHGEAPACTTVCPTGALTFGERDALLQQAKETINSDHKYVKHIYGETEAGGTGWLYLSDVPFEELGMNTQVPNTALPSFTHEYLKWTPAVFLGGGALFTALNIYTKRRLENEEKNSKGE